The following proteins are co-located in the Triplophysa dalaica isolate WHDGS20190420 chromosome 2, ASM1584641v1, whole genome shotgun sequence genome:
- the rps6 gene encoding 40S ribosomal protein S6 produces the protein MKLNISFPATGCQKLIEVDDERKLRIFYEKRMATEVSADSLGDEWKGYYVRISGGNDKQGFPMKQGVLTHGRVRLLLSKGHSCYRPRRTGERKRKSVRGCIVDANLSVLNLVIIRKGEKDIPGLTDTTVPRRLGPKRASKIRKLFNLSKEDDVRQYVVRRPLTKEGKKPRTKAPKIQRLVTPRVLQHKRRRIAMKKQRTLKNKDEAAEYAKLLAKRMKEAKEKRQEQIAKRRRLSSLRASTSKSESSQK, from the exons ATGAAG CTCAATATCTCGTTCCCGGCCACTGGCTGCCAAAAGCTTATAGAAGTTGACGATGAGCGCAAGCTGAGGATCTTCTATGAGAAGCGTATGGCCACAGAGGTGTCTGCAGACTCTCTGGGTGATGAGTGGAAG GGCTATTATGTGCGCATCAGCGGAGGCAATGACAAACAGGGCTTCCCCATGAAACAGGGTGTGCTGACCCACGGCCGTGTGCGTCTTCTCCTCAGCAAGGGACACTCCTGCTACCGCCCTCGTCGTACCGGTGAGCGCAAACGCAAGTCTGTCCGTGGCTGCATCGTGGACGCCAATCTCAGCGTTCTTAACTTGGTCATCATCAGGAAGG GTGAGAAGGACATTCCTGGACTGACTGATACCACCGTCCCTCGTCGACTGGGACCCAAGAGGGCTAGCAAGATCCGCAAGCTTTTCAACCTGTCCAAGGAGGATGATGTCAGACAGTATGTGGTCAGAAGACCCCTCACTAAAGAAG GCAAGAAGCCCAGAACCAAAGCCCCTAAGATTCAGCGTCTGGTAACACCACGTGTGCTGCAGCACAAGCGCAGACGCATTGCTATGAAGAAGCAGCGTACACTGAAGAACAAGGACGAGGCCGCAGAATACGCCAAGCTGCTGGCCAAGAGGATGAAG GAGGCCAAAGAGAAACGTCAAGAACAGATTGCTAAGAGACGTCGTCTGTCCTCTCTGAGAGCCTCCACATCTAAGTCCGAGTCTAGCCAGAAGTGA
- the LOC130409392 gene encoding cerberus-like — protein MIPVHFILIVCIQMQVFGHFFQVHSSISGSGESSLSDANDGSTIEHPRSAEKLGNPTQDNANEPSHAILQAGAGANDVSHPVVNLGHKSSSRNAKGFWNAFLFRGKSDRYVLPIRNVEVRQEKCRALTYSQRISHENCETLEIKNNVCFGKCAMTEDGSSPCPVCSPVIIASKTVTLTCVDNTEVIKVVTLIENCRCETTEEQESHHNGPVLVDPRVDYTIQSDK, from the exons ATGATTCccgttcatttcattttaattgtatgCATACAAATGCAGGTATTCGGACATTTCTTTCAAGTTCATTCAAGCATAAGCGGATCTGGTGAAAGTTCACTGTCCGATGCAAACGATGGCAGCACGATTGAACATCCGAGAAGTGCGGAGAAGTTGGGAAATCCAACGCAAGACAATGCAAACGAACCGTCGCACGCAATCTTGCAGGCCGGTGCCGGTGCCAATGACGTCAGCCATCCAGTCGTGAATTTAGGCCACAAGTCATCCTCCAGAAACGCGAAGGGTTTCTGGAATGCGTTCTTGTTCCGTGGGAAATCTGACAGATACGTCCTGCCCATCAGGAACGTCGAGGTCCGTCAGGAAAAGTGTCGCGCGCTTACGTACTCTCAG AGGATCTCCCACGAAAACTGTGAGACATTGGAGATAAAAAACAACGTTTGTTTCGGAAAATGCGCCATGACGGAAGACGGAAGTTCTCCTTGTCCTGTTTGCTCACCGGTTATCATTGCTTCCAAGACTGTAACACTGACATGCGTGGACAACACAGAAGTTATTAAAGTCGTTACTTTGATAGAAAACTGTCGCTGCGAAACAACAGAAGAACAGGAGTCGCATCACAACGGCCCAGTGCTGGTTGACCCACGCGTTGACTATACCATTCAATCTGATAAATGA